One genomic window of Psychrobacillus sp. INOP01 includes the following:
- a CDS encoding MATE family efflux transporter, protein MVITKKNNLGERLSLFTLTWPIFLEVFLFMLMGIADTFMLSALSDDAVSGVGAANQYIHIAILVLEVVGNGAAIVVSQYLGSKRFVEASKISGLAVTLNLCVGILLSIGFIIFSKSMMTAMNLQGDVLVHAQQYLTIVGGAIFLQAIINALAAIIRVHGYTKQTMFVSLGMNIIHVIGNYVLIFGKFGFPELGVQGAAISSVLSRFIALLVFFWLLYRVMEYRVKVHYYFTMSKEYIKKILRIGLPSAFEQILYQGCQIVFLYYVTYLGAESLAARQYAVNISMFTYLFAIAIGMGTAIIVGRFVGANEKDEAYKSVWFSVKWAIIFTITMVTIVIILRYPLMGLFTDNEQIIQIGASVLLLSFVLETGRTINIVIINSLRAAGDATFPVMMGALSMVMMSLPLGYFLIFVLDLGLVGVWLAIAADEWTRATIMYFRWKSRRWERFALVHPTVEEEGLKDS, encoded by the coding sequence TTGGTAATCACTAAAAAGAACAATTTAGGCGAAAGGTTAAGCTTATTCACTTTGACTTGGCCTATTTTTTTAGAAGTATTTCTGTTTATGTTAATGGGTATCGCGGATACGTTTATGCTCAGTGCACTTTCTGATGATGCCGTATCAGGAGTAGGAGCAGCGAACCAGTATATTCATATAGCTATCTTAGTATTAGAGGTTGTCGGAAATGGTGCGGCAATTGTTGTTTCTCAATATTTAGGCTCAAAGCGATTTGTTGAAGCATCTAAGATTTCAGGCTTGGCAGTAACCCTTAACTTATGTGTAGGGATTCTCCTTAGTATTGGTTTTATTATTTTTTCAAAGAGTATGATGACTGCGATGAATCTGCAAGGGGATGTGTTAGTCCATGCTCAACAATATTTGACGATTGTTGGAGGAGCCATTTTTTTACAGGCTATTATTAATGCGCTTGCTGCTATTATTCGTGTGCATGGTTATACGAAGCAGACAATGTTTGTCTCCCTTGGGATGAATATTATCCACGTTATAGGAAACTATGTACTCATATTTGGGAAATTTGGTTTTCCAGAACTAGGTGTACAAGGTGCAGCTATTTCGTCTGTCCTTAGTCGTTTTATAGCATTACTTGTGTTTTTCTGGCTACTATACAGAGTGATGGAGTATCGAGTAAAGGTTCATTACTACTTCACGATGTCAAAAGAGTATATTAAAAAGATTTTAAGAATTGGTCTTCCATCTGCATTTGAACAGATTTTATACCAAGGTTGTCAAATTGTATTCTTATACTATGTTACCTATTTAGGAGCAGAATCATTGGCGGCAAGACAATATGCTGTGAATATATCGATGTTCACGTATTTATTTGCTATCGCAATTGGAATGGGAACAGCTATTATTGTCGGACGATTTGTAGGAGCAAATGAAAAAGATGAAGCATATAAATCGGTATGGTTTAGTGTGAAATGGGCCATCATTTTTACCATAACAATGGTAACGATCGTCATAATTCTGCGTTATCCATTAATGGGGTTATTCACTGACAATGAACAAATTATTCAAATAGGGGCATCTGTTTTGCTGCTAAGTTTTGTATTAGAAACCGGGCGAACGATAAATATAGTGATTATCAATTCCTTGCGTGCTGCAGGCGATGCAACCTTCCCAGTAATGATGGGAGCATTGTCTATGGTAATGATGAGTTTACCGTTAGGATATTTTTTGATTTTTGTACTGGATTTAGGTTTAGTTGGAGTTTGGTTAGCAATAGCGGCAGATGAATGGACGCGTGCCACAATTATGTATTTCAGATGGAAAAGCAGGCGCTGGGAAAGGTTTGCACTAGTACATCCTACCGTAGAAGAAGAGGGACTAAAAGATAGCTAG
- a CDS encoding glutathione peroxidase, whose protein sequence is MSIYDIKVKKSDGEEYELNEYKGKPMLIVNTATKCGLSGQFDGLEKIYNKFKDDGLVVLGFPSNQFKQELGNAEEAEQACRMSYGVTFPMHEMIKLNGKDAHPLFQHLTTNSKGILSNNIKWNFTKFLVDKNGDIIKRYAPTDKPESIKTDIEKIIST, encoded by the coding sequence ATGAGTATTTACGATATTAAAGTAAAAAAATCGGATGGCGAAGAGTACGAGTTAAATGAGTACAAGGGAAAACCAATGCTCATCGTTAACACAGCTACTAAATGTGGACTAAGTGGTCAGTTTGATGGACTTGAAAAAATATATAACAAGTTTAAGGATGATGGACTCGTTGTACTAGGCTTCCCTTCGAACCAATTTAAACAAGAGTTAGGTAACGCAGAAGAAGCGGAGCAGGCATGCCGAATGAGCTATGGCGTCACTTTTCCTATGCATGAAATGATCAAGCTTAATGGAAAAGATGCGCACCCTCTTTTTCAACATTTAACTACTAATAGTAAGGGGATTTTATCGAATAATATCAAATGGAATTTCACTAAGTTTCTTGTCGATAAAAATGGAGATATTATTAAAAGATACGCACCAACTGATAAGCCAGAATCGATAAAAACAGACATTGAAAAAATAATTTCTACATAA
- a CDS encoding MarR family winged helix-turn-helix transcriptional regulator: protein MNNSSKLEQQLCFEVYKASSNFSKLYARTLEPFHLTFSQYLVLLTLWEQNNLLVKDIGNQLGLGIGTLNPIINRMIGNGWLNKQQSDKDMRAFVISLTEKAIEQEKPIEQAIISKITSCNYLNLNAETLMTNLKELNAFLNQLKE from the coding sequence ATGAACAATTCTTCCAAATTGGAACAACAGCTATGCTTCGAGGTATACAAAGCATCTAGCAATTTTTCCAAATTATATGCACGAACTTTGGAGCCATTCCATTTAACATTCTCGCAATATCTTGTACTACTCACACTCTGGGAACAGAATAACTTGTTAGTAAAGGATATCGGAAATCAATTAGGGCTTGGGATTGGAACATTAAATCCTATTATTAACCGGATGATCGGAAATGGATGGCTTAACAAACAGCAGTCTGATAAGGATATGAGAGCATTCGTCATTTCGTTGACTGAAAAGGCTATAGAGCAAGAGAAACCAATCGAACAGGCTATCATCAGTAAAATTACTAGCTGCAATTATTTAAATCTTAACGCAGAGACTTTAATGACCAATCTAAAAGAGTTAAATGCTTTTCTAAATCAACTTAAGGAGTGA
- a CDS encoding organic hydroperoxide resistance protein: MKTLYETTIVNTGGRQGEVHSLDNIFYLDIAKPQALGGEATTASNPEQLFAAGYSSCFNSALELVLEHDKVKVEKSEVTATISLITDNENGGVKLAAKLEVEIFGLDDELKEKYVQKAHEYCPYSKAVKNSIDVEIIVK, from the coding sequence ATGAAAACATTATACGAAACAACTATTGTAAATACGGGTGGTCGACAAGGCGAGGTACATTCATTAGATAATATATTTTATTTGGACATTGCTAAACCACAAGCTCTAGGTGGAGAAGCGACTACTGCATCAAACCCAGAACAACTTTTCGCTGCAGGCTACAGTTCTTGCTTCAACAGTGCTTTGGAACTGGTGCTAGAACATGATAAAGTAAAAGTAGAAAAGAGTGAAGTTACTGCTACTATTTCATTAATTACCGATAACGAAAATGGTGGAGTGAAATTAGCTGCCAAGCTAGAAGTGGAGATTTTTGGATTAGACGATGAGCTAAAAGAAAAATATGTACAAAAAGCGCATGAATATTGCCCATATTCTAAAGCAGTTAAAAACTCAATTGATGTAGAAATAATCGTAAAATAA
- a CDS encoding DMT family transporter produces the protein MNISAMLQMALSMAIFGSIGFFAGNTGISAAELVFVRCICATVFLVFCWLITGQYKVEVWRTAEILQTLVCGVFLVLNWVFLFIAFEKMSITIAISIYNLAPIIVLILGTIFLKEKMTIRSLLAIIVCFLGSVCIIGYDGIGTFSDFIGSGFVWAIFSAFCYAMTMLLGKGISGLSAFAMTFIQTGIGIVMLFPFMDFDVFQGLTKSNWLYILGTGLIHTGFVYYLFFNSLRKLSTIVISALVFVDPIVAILLDTILLDFRPSVLQTIGILLVFGGIIYTLIGPKPLIHKEA, from the coding sequence ATGAATATATCGGCAATGCTCCAAATGGCACTTTCTATGGCTATATTTGGTTCTATCGGATTTTTTGCAGGAAATACTGGTATTTCAGCAGCAGAATTGGTCTTTGTTCGTTGTATTTGCGCTACAGTTTTTTTAGTCTTTTGTTGGTTGATCACCGGTCAGTATAAGGTGGAAGTTTGGAGGACGGCAGAAATTTTACAGACACTAGTTTGTGGAGTGTTTTTAGTGCTGAACTGGGTATTTCTATTCATAGCTTTCGAAAAAATGTCAATTACGATAGCTATCTCTATATATAATCTTGCACCAATCATTGTGTTAATATTAGGAACTATATTTTTGAAGGAAAAGATGACAATACGATCATTGCTAGCGATAATTGTCTGCTTCCTCGGTAGTGTTTGTATTATAGGGTATGACGGTATTGGGACATTCTCAGACTTTATAGGGTCAGGGTTTGTATGGGCTATATTTTCTGCATTCTGTTATGCAATGACCATGTTGCTTGGTAAAGGGATTAGCGGATTAAGTGCCTTTGCAATGACGTTTATCCAGACGGGAATCGGTATTGTGATGCTATTTCCTTTTATGGACTTTGATGTCTTTCAAGGTTTGACCAAATCCAATTGGTTGTACATATTAGGAACGGGGTTAATACATACAGGTTTTGTATATTATTTATTTTTTAATAGTTTAAGAAAGTTATCGACAATTGTCATCTCTGCTTTAGTTTTTGTTGACCCGATTGTTGCAATTTTATTAGATACAATTCTATTAGATTTCCGCCCTTCCGTATTGCAAACCATCGGAATATTGCTCGTATTTGGAGGAATTATTTATACTTTAATTGGACCGAAGCCACTTATTCATAAGGAAGCTTAA
- a CDS encoding DMT family transporter, which produces MDHANTSKSIVLPLIISIIAISFAAIFVKWSHAPATILSMYRMILAALLLLPVVWFKREEFKKLTNKEWLLLFVAGMFLALHFALWFGSLKLTTVASSTIILALQPIIALIGGVILFKERTTKSALMTMGIAVIGAVMVGWGDFGLSRNAILGDILSFLSVIAVVGYLLIGQKAVKKVSHWIYSFTVFGFAAIALVVYNLLTGVVMGGYDLKEWGIFVLLAVVPTISHLINNWLMNYVTATTISMSILGEPVGATILAAIFLGERLVGWQIVGGVLVLIGVFLFILQQMNRYPKSKNVKTRQS; this is translated from the coding sequence GTGGATCATGCAAATACATCTAAATCAATTGTGTTACCATTAATCATTTCCATTATAGCGATTTCGTTTGCGGCCATTTTTGTCAAGTGGTCTCATGCGCCCGCTACTATATTAAGTATGTATCGAATGATTTTAGCGGCCCTTTTGTTACTGCCAGTCGTTTGGTTTAAAAGGGAAGAGTTTAAAAAACTAACAAACAAAGAATGGCTACTGCTGTTTGTTGCCGGTATGTTCTTAGCTTTACATTTTGCCTTGTGGTTCGGATCTTTAAAACTGACAACAGTTGCAAGTTCAACTATTATTCTTGCACTACAGCCTATTATCGCTTTGATTGGTGGTGTCATATTATTTAAAGAGAGAACGACGAAATCGGCACTTATGACCATGGGTATTGCGGTAATTGGAGCAGTGATGGTTGGTTGGGGAGATTTTGGTCTGAGTAGGAATGCCATTCTTGGAGATATTCTTTCTTTTCTAAGTGTTATTGCTGTTGTAGGATATTTATTAATTGGTCAAAAAGCGGTGAAAAAAGTTTCTCATTGGATTTATAGTTTCACTGTTTTTGGATTTGCCGCCATTGCACTCGTTGTCTATAACTTACTGACAGGCGTTGTAATGGGAGGTTATGATTTAAAAGAATGGGGAATTTTCGTATTGTTGGCAGTTGTACCGACAATCTCTCACTTGATAAACAACTGGCTAATGAATTATGTAACTGCCACAACAATATCTATGAGTATTTTAGGAGAGCCAGTAGGGGCAACCATCCTCGCTGCAATTTTCCTAGGAGAGAGACTAGTAGGCTGGCAAATTGTTGGTGGTGTATTAGTGCTCATTGGTGTGTTTTTATTTATCTTGCAGCAGATGAATCGGTATCCGAAAAGTAAAAATGTAAAAACTAGACAATCTTAA
- a CDS encoding histidinol-phosphatase, giving the protein MGNNNNRNNNNNNRKNNNQNNPAEFGEDFNFDNLNEQNQNEQNKNNNQNERNNNRNNNKNNFK; this is encoded by the coding sequence ATGGGAAACAATAATAACCGCAATAATAACAACAATAACCGTAAAAACAACAACCAAAATAATCCAGCTGAGTTCGGTGAGGATTTCAACTTTGACAATTTAAACGAGCAAAACCAAAATGAACAAAACAAGAACAACAACCAAAATGAACGTAATAACAACCGTAACAACAATAAAAATAACTTTAAGTAA
- a CDS encoding YndM family protein, whose protein sequence is MKAFFMKFIMITAVLWVVLSIFYDVSIPDVLITSVVLSVVGYVGDVFILPKIGNVWAAISDFVIAYLVIFFLGSYIYEQPLALGAASFITALLLMVGELFLHQYMHSNIFESRKSNPVEKVGYYQRTNLLTEFAEEIDTDSISNQTRKDTDKKIK, encoded by the coding sequence ATGAAAGCTTTTTTTATGAAGTTTATCATGATAACTGCTGTGTTATGGGTTGTTTTAAGTATTTTTTATGATGTATCTATACCAGACGTCCTCATTACTAGTGTGGTTCTTTCGGTAGTAGGATATGTAGGAGACGTCTTTATATTACCTAAAATAGGTAATGTGTGGGCTGCTATAAGTGATTTTGTCATTGCTTATTTGGTTATTTTCTTTTTGGGGTCCTATATATATGAGCAGCCTTTAGCTCTAGGGGCAGCGTCTTTTATTACTGCATTGTTATTAATGGTAGGAGAACTCTTTTTACATCAATATATGCACTCAAATATCTTCGAATCGAGGAAATCTAACCCCGTTGAAAAAGTCGGATATTACCAGCGGACGAACCTACTAACTGAATTTGCGGAGGAAATAGATACCGATTCTATTTCTAATCAGACAAGAAAAGACACTGATAAAAAAATAAAATAA
- a CDS encoding cytochrome c oxidase assembly protein, protein MNGGTDFQMHTHEQYPVADLQILLAFPFTLLFVFYIVAVCLSNRKKKTWPVYRVVAWSFGVLCATLAVIGPIADLGHTDFSAHMIGHLLLGMLAPLLMALGAPITLLLRTINVPTARNLTAILRSQPLHFVQHPIIASFLNIGGLWVLYTTDLFLMMHENTLLYVIIHVHIFLAGYVFTISIIYVDLTPLRKSYVYRTVVFLFALAGHSVLAKYIYANPPSDVPKDQAELGSMIMYYGGDTVEVGLISILFYQWYKKNRPIFSNRKDGFTISNNKKFTVAGTDIEEVKRLNANAGMSYREINEWFAKQQSKAHTSTKKR, encoded by the coding sequence ATGAATGGAGGAACTGATTTTCAGATGCATACTCACGAACAGTATCCAGTAGCTGATCTTCAAATTTTATTGGCATTTCCATTCACATTGTTATTCGTTTTTTATATTGTGGCAGTATGTCTGTCCAATCGAAAGAAAAAAACATGGCCAGTCTACCGAGTTGTTGCATGGAGCTTTGGTGTATTATGTGCAACTCTAGCTGTAATTGGTCCCATTGCAGATCTGGGGCACACAGATTTTTCTGCCCATATGATTGGCCACCTATTACTTGGTATGTTAGCGCCACTTTTGATGGCGTTAGGAGCCCCCATAACGCTTCTACTACGAACGATTAATGTACCTACAGCAAGGAATCTAACTGCAATTCTACGTAGTCAACCTCTCCATTTTGTACAGCATCCAATTATTGCATCCTTCTTAAATATTGGTGGCTTGTGGGTGCTTTACACAACTGATTTGTTTCTTATGATGCACGAAAATACGCTCCTATATGTAATTATTCATGTACACATTTTTCTGGCTGGATATGTATTTACGATTTCCATCATTTACGTTGATTTGACACCCTTAAGAAAAAGCTATGTATACCGGACAGTCGTATTTCTTTTTGCTTTAGCAGGTCATTCCGTCTTAGCTAAATATATTTATGCGAATCCTCCAAGTGATGTACCAAAAGATCAAGCGGAATTAGGTAGCATGATTATGTACTACGGTGGGGATACTGTGGAAGTAGGGCTAATTTCTATACTGTTTTATCAATGGTACAAAAAAAATCGCCCTATATTCAGTAATAGAAAGGATGGGTTTACTATAAGTAATAATAAGAAATTTACAGTAGCAGGAACCGATATAGAGGAAGTTAAAAGATTAAATGCAAATGCAGGAATGAGTTATCGTGAAATAAATGAATGGTTTGCAAAGCAACAATCTAAAGCACATACATCAACTAAAAAAAGATAA
- a CDS encoding DUF2243 domain-containing protein, with protein MWTGILFGLGIVAFIDEVVFHQLLHWHHFYDKSTTDIGLVSDGLFHAFSFMATIGASFLLADLHRRHAFWLKRWIGGILLGAGVFQLYDGIVQHKWMALHQIRYDVDILPYDLVWNILAALMILIGVILIYRTKS; from the coding sequence ATGTGGACAGGTATTTTATTTGGACTTGGGATTGTGGCGTTTATAGATGAGGTAGTTTTTCATCAGCTTCTTCATTGGCATCATTTCTATGATAAATCTACTACGGATATTGGTCTAGTGTCGGATGGGCTTTTTCATGCTTTTAGCTTTATGGCTACGATAGGGGCATCTTTTCTACTAGCAGATCTGCATAGACGTCATGCATTTTGGTTGAAGAGATGGATTGGTGGAATCCTTTTAGGTGCAGGTGTTTTTCAACTATATGACGGAATCGTACAACATAAATGGATGGCTTTACATCAAATCCGTTACGATGTTGACATTCTTCCGTATGATTTAGTGTGGAATATTTTGGCTGCTTTAATGATTCTGATTGGAGTAATTCTTATCTATCGGACGAAGTCATGA
- a CDS encoding GNAT family N-acetyltransferase, whose product MFNELEIEQLISIGEHTEELSELLIQVVEDGGSIGFLPPLELVDAMNYWEEVLSPNVHLFVAKRNNRIIGSIQLHMCTKLNGLHRAEIVKLMTNPHYRRNGIGRLLMEKAEEVAVKEKKSLLILDTREGDPSNLLYNSLGYIKAGKIPNYVKSVNGELHGTNIYYKEINIF is encoded by the coding sequence GTGTTTAATGAGTTAGAAATTGAGCAGTTAATTTCTATAGGTGAACATACTGAGGAACTTTCAGAACTCCTCATTCAGGTGGTAGAAGATGGGGGTTCTATTGGATTCTTACCACCATTGGAATTAGTGGATGCTATGAACTACTGGGAGGAAGTGTTGAGTCCAAATGTTCATCTATTTGTTGCTAAACGAAATAATCGAATCATCGGTAGTATCCAGTTGCATATGTGCACTAAGCTGAATGGACTTCACCGGGCAGAAATAGTCAAGCTGATGACCAACCCACATTACCGTCGAAATGGTATAGGCCGTCTTCTGATGGAAAAAGCAGAAGAGGTTGCCGTCAAAGAGAAAAAGTCGTTATTAATTCTAGATACAAGAGAGGGCGATCCTTCTAATCTTTTATATAATTCACTAGGATATATAAAAGCTGGGAAAATTCCTAACTATGTAAAATCAGTAAACGGGGAATTACATGGAACTAATATATATTATAAGGAAATAAACATCTTCTAA
- a CDS encoding MerR family transcriptional regulator, with translation MVHYTTGEVSKKLHISVRTIRYYDQINLLKPTMIHESGKRLYSEEDLLLLEKITLLKAASLPLKDIKQIIERVSIADILKIHQERLKADMQQLQKSLEHTNTLLNIMKLEGTLRWEELVPLFQQHQTYNKEDVWKEIFSNEERATLTTSLPKLEEDSDTIVKWINLMKRIELCLAEGKSPNSPEGKIIAEDIHILSSTTFANEDLADKFWEVRKSENASEALGLYPISQEILQFIEEASKGISVSTSI, from the coding sequence TTGGTTCACTACACAACAGGAGAGGTATCAAAAAAGCTTCACATCTCGGTTCGTACTATCCGGTATTACGACCAAATAAATTTACTTAAACCAACGATGATTCACGAAAGCGGTAAACGACTTTATTCTGAAGAAGACCTACTATTGCTCGAAAAGATTACTTTGTTAAAAGCAGCTTCGTTACCGCTAAAGGATATAAAGCAGATTATCGAGCGAGTCTCCATTGCTGACATACTAAAGATACACCAAGAAAGACTAAAGGCAGATATGCAGCAATTACAGAAATCCCTTGAGCATACGAACACTTTACTCAATATTATGAAGCTAGAAGGGACGCTAAGGTGGGAAGAATTAGTGCCGCTTTTCCAACAACACCAAACGTATAACAAGGAAGATGTGTGGAAGGAAATTTTTTCGAATGAGGAAAGAGCAACCTTAACAACTAGCTTGCCAAAATTAGAAGAGGATTCAGATACTATAGTAAAATGGATCAATCTGATGAAAAGGATTGAACTTTGTCTAGCTGAAGGTAAATCACCAAATTCTCCAGAAGGAAAAATTATAGCAGAAGATATCCACATCTTATCCAGTACTACATTTGCTAATGAAGACCTAGCCGATAAATTCTGGGAAGTTCGGAAATCTGAAAATGCATCCGAAGCGTTAGGTCTCTATCCGATTAGCCAGGAAATACTTCAGTTTATAGAAGAAGCAAGTAAAGGTATTTCTGTTTCTACATCGATATAA
- a CDS encoding CPBP family intramembrane glutamic endopeptidase yields MKEFSFKFMYWSWKELILLLFMTFLFVPIAIENLLQKALYVFFEDSLYSGTLTGLLMAIIFTAGVYFIALKPHNLAWRAVGFNTFQSTYWKTIIFWTGFLIVISVVIVILMELLGGTTENTKTESLQNNMGIWSILIAFASAAIISPIYEEIFYRGFLYRWFRVKWGVSAGILLSSIIFMLVHIPTYNTLPINFLTGVVFSWTYEKTGSIYPGIIIHGVFNGIAVALTALG; encoded by the coding sequence ATGAAAGAATTTTCATTTAAATTTATGTATTGGTCTTGGAAGGAACTAATACTGCTGTTATTTATGACCTTTTTATTTGTTCCTATTGCTATTGAAAACCTGTTACAGAAGGCTTTGTATGTATTTTTTGAAGACAGTCTCTATTCAGGCACATTAACAGGACTCTTGATGGCTATTATTTTTACTGCAGGAGTTTATTTCATCGCATTGAAACCACATAACCTCGCCTGGCGAGCTGTCGGCTTCAACACTTTCCAAAGTACATATTGGAAGACTATTATATTTTGGACGGGTTTTTTAATAGTAATTAGTGTCGTAATCGTTATATTAATGGAGCTCCTCGGTGGGACTACAGAAAATACAAAGACAGAAAGCCTACAAAATAATATGGGAATCTGGTCAATTCTGATCGCTTTCGCATCAGCTGCTATCATTTCTCCTATTTATGAGGAGATTTTCTATCGGGGCTTTCTTTATAGATGGTTTAGAGTGAAGTGGGGAGTGTCAGCTGGGATATTACTTAGTTCCATCATATTCATGCTTGTACACATTCCTACCTATAATACCTTGCCTATCAATTTCCTTACGGGTGTTGTATTTTCTTGGACTTATGAAAAAACTGGATCCATATATCCAGGCATAATAATACATGGTGTTTTTAATGGCATTGCTGTAGCCTTAACTGCCCTAGGCTAA
- the clpP gene encoding ATP-dependent Clp endopeptidase proteolytic subunit ClpP has product MSNLIPYVVEQTGHGERSYDIYSRLLKDRIIFLGSEINDVVANNIVAQLLFLEADDPEKDISLYINSPGGSVSSGFAIYDTMQIIKPDVRTICTGMAASFGATILVAGAKGKRFALPNSEIMIHQPLGGAQGQASDIEISARRILLMKERINRIFSERTGQTIEKIAKDSDRDYFMTAEEAKSYGIIDQIV; this is encoded by the coding sequence ATGTCTAACCTAATTCCATATGTTGTAGAGCAAACGGGACATGGCGAGCGTTCATATGATATTTACTCAAGATTGTTGAAGGATCGTATTATTTTCCTTGGGTCAGAAATCAATGACGTCGTTGCTAATAATATCGTGGCGCAGCTATTATTTTTAGAAGCAGATGATCCCGAAAAGGATATTTCTTTATATATCAATAGTCCAGGAGGCTCAGTAAGCTCTGGGTTTGCGATTTATGATACGATGCAAATTATTAAACCAGATGTCCGTACGATTTGTACGGGAATGGCTGCTTCATTTGGTGCAACCATATTAGTTGCAGGTGCAAAAGGAAAACGTTTTGCCTTACCGAATAGTGAAATTATGATTCACCAACCACTTGGAGGAGCACAAGGTCAGGCGAGTGACATTGAAATCAGTGCCAGACGTATTCTTCTGATGAAAGAAAGGATTAATCGTATTTTTTCAGAACGAACAGGTCAAACCATTGAAAAAATAGCCAAAGACTCCGACCGTGATTATTTCATGACAGCAGAAGAAGCAAAAAGTTATGGTATTATCGATCAAATTGTATAA
- a CDS encoding RNA polymerase sigma factor: protein MRPLVEKTPFELKEEFELAIKPFMHSLRKYCLSLTRTKWDGEDLMQETLEKAYISWMKMPKQMTKSYLFRIASNAWIDKHRKGKIEENLHQDMSNYNYQEGPSEELFPKIFALLYELSAKQRVVVLLVMGFGYSSKETASLLSVSEGSIKAALNRARKNARHRCNESYQYDVEDETTMSYLQAWGSGNPYEVIRVYQNDQQQPCMRSGKRGPVSQSHSIVHSYVQGNSSYVLISFLKKNGEVLIVPFYQTEVARVLSLITFWKEEELLAIA, encoded by the coding sequence ATGCGGCCGCTTGTTGAAAAAACTCCGTTTGAATTGAAAGAGGAATTTGAGCTGGCTATTAAGCCTTTTATGCACAGTTTAAGGAAGTATTGTTTATCCCTAACACGCACAAAATGGGATGGCGAAGATTTGATGCAGGAGACATTAGAAAAAGCATATATAAGTTGGATGAAAATGCCTAAGCAAATGACAAAGTCCTATTTGTTTCGGATTGCCTCTAATGCCTGGATCGACAAACATCGTAAAGGAAAAATAGAAGAAAATTTGCATCAAGATATGTCCAATTATAACTATCAAGAGGGACCTTCGGAAGAGCTATTTCCAAAAATCTTTGCATTACTATATGAACTGTCTGCAAAGCAAAGGGTAGTGGTTTTACTTGTCATGGGTTTTGGCTACTCATCGAAAGAGACCGCAAGCTTACTTTCGGTTAGTGAAGGTTCTATCAAAGCGGCTCTAAACAGGGCTAGGAAAAATGCAAGGCATAGATGCAATGAATCCTATCAATATGACGTTGAAGACGAAACAACCATGTCTTATTTACAGGCATGGGGGAGTGGCAATCCGTATGAGGTTATTCGCGTTTACCAGAATGATCAACAACAACCGTGTATGCGAAGCGGAAAAAGAGGTCCTGTTTCCCAAAGTCACTCTATCGTCCATTCCTACGTGCAGGGCAACTCTTCTTACGTGCTAATTTCGTTCCTCAAGAAAAATGGCGAAGTGCTAATTGTTCCGTTCTATCAAACAGAAGTAGCCAGAGTACTATCTCTGATTACTTTTTGGAAAGAAGAGGAGCTTTTAGCTATAGCATAG